In the Carboxydothermus hydrogenoformans Z-2901 genome, one interval contains:
- a CDS encoding pyruvoyl-dependent arginine decarboxylase encodes MLPTPKKYFVTAAAAEGETALNAFDNALLKARIGNVNLLRVSSILPPNCELDNDLVIPPGSLVPTAYGAIISDTPGELIAAAVGVGISEADHFGVIMEFSGKCSAKEAEERIAQMLEEAFKVRGIALNKTIIKSAEHRVEKIGCAFAAVPLWY; translated from the coding sequence ATGTTACCAACCCCAAAGAAATACTTTGTGACAGCCGCCGCTGCGGAAGGTGAAACTGCATTAAATGCTTTTGACAATGCCTTATTAAAAGCCCGGATTGGGAATGTCAACTTGCTGCGGGTATCTTCAATTTTGCCGCCCAATTGCGAACTGGATAATGACCTTGTGATTCCTCCGGGTTCATTAGTTCCAACAGCTTATGGGGCAATAATTTCTGACACTCCCGGTGAGTTAATTGCTGCTGCTGTAGGGGTGGGTATTTCAGAAGCTGATCATTTCGGGGTAATTATGGAGTTTTCGGGTAAATGTTCAGCCAAAGAGGCGGAAGAAAGAATTGCCCAAATGTTAGAGGAAGCCTTTAAAGTGAGGGGCATTGCTTTAAATAAAACTATAATTAAGTCTGCTGAACACAGGGTTGAAAAAATCGGCTGTGCTTTCGCCGCGGTACCGCTCTGGTACTAA
- a CDS encoding cytochrome c3 family protein — protein sequence MRKGLVLILAVLMLIIFTATAYAAQVLVPYDKTDSTITNNVYSSVYKDGIGQYEATVKKFTYDGTTYYPNEIYLPNEQNPASYRIHSNYSKNTDACAACHATHTAVGQTLLQWGTVYDTCMACHDGTIGTTYNVEEGYIASTGKATFGGMFGTGAESSLSRHNVVGSVQIFAAPGGNTTGNYEINNTPDKANATAWDITFGCESCHSPHGLGGNARILNPNVNAYSYLNYKSNVEYIYNEVTGYYENAQKFQWVRSYPYNKGTQVWVNGQLKTEGVDYILDGTSGETKIKLLQENGSVTVVYAYFYPALKVKMEVKDYLKSSEFVQHTYGINQFCGACHTDYNTDTGNIATSTGSSDKLTGQYTEAYRHQVGFKVDEFKAFLPLTNMVYEKRSDGDVMTCLTCHYAHGTSKDFWTRTLTNDYWSGQVIDEIAGSSALKRAPNMGTCETCHRKGPASEGYAANAGASNAVTPIPGVSDGTSQANAKYVGSKACAECHKAEYEGWKETWHANIIRPLTSVAEIYSWYLNNDIANYIKTTVGENYDTSDPTKIYIVGKDLSTDFYLLTPNTNDPSELYRTINNKKEKNDSKYNCGNCHIVNNVTWKNTSSINNSLGGVGTKKNIGNYVVNNSQGSTTLKSLLENGGKGSNNRGVIEVGIGCESCHGPGEFHVKSPSSRNITGWKNLPYYLQVGQDLRWKDITDITTMIGYNTDNYAMSCGSCHGPGKNIAGHNGFYYKSKHFGVGAMSCTTCHDPHKENAKGQQIKATSYTALCQSCHDSAVGTPPADAYKYLPTAAHVFSYTVGDATYTDDATEHYRYDLNNLK from the coding sequence ATGAGAAAAGGGCTTGTTTTAATCCTGGCGGTATTAATGCTAATTATTTTTACCGCCACGGCTTATGCCGCTCAGGTGCTGGTGCCGTATGATAAAACGGATTCTACTATTACAAATAACGTTTATTCCAGCGTCTATAAAGACGGCATAGGTCAGTATGAAGCTACCGTAAAGAAATTTACCTATGATGGTACAACTTATTATCCCAATGAAATTTACCTCCCCAATGAACAAAATCCTGCCAGTTACCGCATTCACAGCAACTACTCCAAAAATACCGACGCCTGTGCAGCCTGCCATGCTACCCACACCGCAGTAGGCCAAACCCTTTTGCAGTGGGGAACAGTATATGATACCTGTATGGCCTGCCATGACGGTACTATTGGAACTACTTATAACGTGGAAGAGGGTTACATTGCCAGCACCGGGAAAGCTACCTTTGGTGGTATGTTTGGTACCGGTGCTGAATCTTCGCTATCTCGCCACAATGTGGTCGGTTCTGTCCAAATTTTTGCAGCTCCAGGCGGAAACACTACCGGTAATTATGAAATCAACAATACTCCGGACAAAGCTAATGCAACTGCCTGGGACATCACCTTTGGTTGCGAATCCTGCCACAGCCCCCACGGTTTAGGTGGTAATGCCCGAATCTTAAACCCCAACGTTAATGCTTACAGTTACCTTAACTATAAGTCAAATGTAGAGTATATCTATAATGAAGTAACAGGGTATTATGAAAACGCCCAAAAATTCCAGTGGGTCAGAAGCTATCCATATAACAAAGGGACTCAGGTTTGGGTAAATGGGCAGTTGAAAACTGAAGGCGTGGACTATATTTTAGATGGTACCAGCGGCGAAACCAAGATTAAATTACTCCAGGAAAATGGAAGCGTGACGGTGGTGTACGCTTACTTCTATCCCGCTTTGAAGGTCAAAATGGAAGTAAAAGACTACCTAAAATCCAGCGAGTTCGTCCAGCACACTTACGGAATCAATCAATTCTGCGGTGCCTGTCACACCGATTACAATACCGATACCGGAAATATAGCTACCAGTACCGGTTCTTCGGATAAGTTAACCGGTCAGTATACGGAAGCATACCGGCACCAGGTTGGCTTTAAGGTTGACGAGTTTAAAGCCTTCTTGCCTTTAACCAACATGGTCTACGAAAAGCGGAGTGACGGCGATGTCATGACCTGTCTCACCTGTCATTATGCTCACGGTACTTCCAAAGATTTCTGGACAAGAACACTAACCAATGATTACTGGTCCGGTCAGGTAATTGATGAGATTGCCGGTTCTTCAGCGTTAAAGCGGGCACCCAATATGGGTACCTGTGAAACCTGCCACCGGAAAGGCCCTGCTAGCGAAGGTTATGCTGCCAATGCTGGTGCTTCCAATGCAGTAACTCCAATCCCAGGAGTTAGCGATGGTACTTCTCAAGCTAACGCCAAGTATGTAGGCTCTAAAGCCTGCGCTGAGTGCCATAAAGCGGAATACGAAGGCTGGAAAGAAACCTGGCATGCCAATATCATCCGGCCGCTTACTTCGGTTGCAGAAATTTATAGCTGGTATTTAAACAATGATATTGCAAATTATATTAAAACAACAGTTGGAGAAAATTATGATACAAGTGATCCGACGAAAATCTATATTGTTGGAAAAGATTTGAGTACCGACTTTTATCTATTAACTCCTAACACCAACGATCCTTCTGAACTCTATAGAACTATAAACAATAAGAAAGAGAAAAATGACTCAAAATATAATTGCGGTAACTGCCATATTGTTAACAACGTCACCTGGAAGAATACTTCCTCCATTAACAACAGCCTGGGTGGGGTTGGAACCAAGAAAAACATCGGAAATTATGTTGTGAATAATTCTCAAGGTTCTACTACTTTAAAGAGCTTACTTGAAAACGGAGGAAAAGGTTCAAACAATAGAGGTGTAATTGAAGTAGGTATTGGCTGTGAATCCTGCCACGGACCTGGAGAATTCCACGTCAAATCTCCAAGCTCCAGGAACATCACTGGATGGAAGAACTTACCCTACTATCTCCAGGTTGGTCAGGATTTACGATGGAAAGATATTACCGATATTACCACAATGATTGGCTATAATACCGACAATTATGCAATGTCCTGCGGTTCCTGCCATGGTCCTGGTAAAAATATTGCTGGCCATAATGGTTTTTATTACAAGAGCAAGCACTTTGGTGTAGGTGCGATGAGCTGTACTACCTGCCACGATCCGCACAAAGAAAATGCCAAAGGCCAGCAGATTAAGGCTACAAGCTACACCGCTCTCTGCCAGAGCTGCCACGACAGCGCTGTGGGCACTCCGCCGGCGGATGCTTACAAGTATCTCCCAACTGCTGCTCACGTCTTTAGCTACACAGTTGGCGATGCAACCTATACTGATGATGCTACAGAACATTACAGATATGATTTAAATAACTTAAAGTGA
- the speE gene encoding polyamine aminopropyltransferase: protein MELWFTEKQTPNVGITCKITRTLHTETTPFQELAVIETLQFGRMLVLDGMVQTTVVDEFVYHEMIAHVALNTHPNPEKVMVIGGGDGGTIREIVKHPKVKKAVLVEIDERVIEVSKQYLPEIAVALMGNPKVEVRVEDGIKHVKEHKGEYDVIIIDSTEPVGPAVELFSEDFYKNVYESLKDDGIMVAQTESPFFNRDIIKNSFTRIGKNFPITRLYFATVPTYPSGVWTFTLGSKKYDPLAVKKEDIFVDPSNKYYNAEVHFGAFMLPNFIAEIIK, encoded by the coding sequence ATGGAACTCTGGTTTACCGAAAAACAAACTCCAAATGTGGGTATTACCTGTAAAATTACCAGGACATTGCACACGGAAACAACACCTTTCCAGGAGTTAGCTGTAATTGAAACTCTGCAGTTTGGACGAATGCTCGTTTTAGATGGGATGGTTCAAACCACGGTTGTAGATGAGTTTGTCTATCATGAAATGATTGCCCACGTGGCTTTAAATACCCATCCCAACCCTGAAAAGGTTATGGTAATTGGGGGCGGCGATGGCGGAACTATTCGGGAAATAGTAAAACATCCCAAGGTAAAAAAAGCAGTTTTGGTGGAAATTGATGAAAGAGTAATTGAGGTAAGTAAGCAGTATTTACCGGAAATTGCCGTTGCATTAATGGGGAACCCTAAAGTTGAAGTAAGAGTCGAAGATGGGATTAAACATGTAAAAGAACATAAAGGGGAATATGATGTCATAATCATTGATTCAACCGAACCGGTAGGACCGGCGGTTGAACTTTTTAGTGAAGATTTTTATAAAAATGTTTATGAGAGCTTAAAAGATGACGGGATTATGGTGGCCCAGACCGAATCCCCTTTTTTCAATCGAGATATAATTAAAAATTCTTTTACAAGAATAGGAAAGAATTTTCCCATTACCAGGCTTTACTTTGCTACTGTTCCCACCTACCCCAGCGGAGTTTGGACTTTTACTTTAGGTTCGAAGAAATACGACCCGCTGGCGGTAAAAAAAGAAGATATATTTGTTGATCCGAGCAATAAATACTATAATGCTGAGGTTCACTTTGGGGCTTTTATGCTGCCAAACTTTATTGCCGAGATAATCAAATAG
- the speB gene encoding agmatinase → MLPVEKFTGFMGSSDNYEGAAFVLFGIPMDFTVSFRPGARMAPQHIRQVSFGLEEYDWDLEKSLNDVNFYDMGDVALTLGRIEESFTSIRTVTKKVLSDGKIPLIIGGEHLITYPVILEFAEKYPDLAVVHFDAHADLRDHYQGEKLSHATVMRRVAEIIGPQNIYHIGIRSGTQEEKEFITKKSNYLGQNVLAGVEKALEKLGQKPVFISLDIDVVDPAFAPGTGTPEPGGATSIEIMEAIVKLSSLNIVGMDLVEVLPVYDPSERTSLLAAKILRRALLSFNITR, encoded by the coding sequence ATGCTTCCTGTTGAAAAATTTACTGGTTTTATGGGCAGTTCCGACAATTATGAAGGTGCTGCCTTTGTTTTATTTGGTATTCCTATGGATTTTACCGTCAGTTTTCGGCCAGGTGCCCGCATGGCTCCCCAGCATATCCGTCAGGTTTCCTTTGGTTTAGAGGAGTATGACTGGGATTTGGAAAAAAGTCTTAATGACGTAAACTTTTACGATATGGGAGATGTAGCGCTTACTTTGGGCAGGATTGAAGAAAGCTTTACCAGCATCCGGACAGTAACGAAAAAAGTGTTGAGTGACGGTAAAATTCCGCTAATTATCGGTGGCGAACATTTAATTACTTATCCGGTGATCCTGGAATTTGCCGAAAAGTATCCCGATTTAGCTGTAGTTCACTTTGACGCTCATGCGGATTTGCGGGATCATTATCAGGGAGAAAAACTTTCCCATGCAACGGTTATGCGGCGTGTAGCGGAAATTATTGGGCCGCAAAACATTTATCATATCGGTATCCGTTCCGGTACCCAAGAGGAAAAGGAGTTTATTACAAAAAAATCAAACTATCTTGGCCAAAACGTATTGGCGGGCGTAGAAAAAGCGTTGGAAAAACTTGGGCAAAAGCCGGTGTTTATTTCCCTGGATATTGATGTGGTAGATCCGGCCTTTGCCCCGGGAACCGGAACCCCGGAACCGGGGGGAGCTACCAGCATTGAGATAATGGAAGCCATTGTAAAACTTAGTTCTTTAAATATTGTTGGCATGGATTTAGTTGAAGTATTGCCCGTCTATGATCCTTCGGAACGTACATCGCTCTTGGCGGCCAAAATTTTGCGCCGGGCATTGTTATCTTTTAATATTACCAGGTAA
- a CDS encoding LysE family transporter, which produces MEVFGLFVTAFIVGFSGAMMPGPLLTVNINESLRRGFWAGPLLILGHALLETALVVVILLGLGKILTNSYVSGAIGLLGGVMLIYFGFTMTRDAGYKKISLDLTGSASIPQKPGRLMLNGALVSLANPYWSLWWATIGLSYLTRSLIVGVFGVGAFLLGHLLADFSWYGFISYLIARGRKHLKQTAYLFIIFICGIFLVVLGAKFIGDGITRLKIM; this is translated from the coding sequence GTGGAAGTATTTGGTCTGTTTGTTACGGCGTTTATTGTTGGCTTTTCCGGGGCGATGATGCCGGGCCCGCTTCTAACGGTAAATATCAACGAGAGTTTACGGCGGGGATTTTGGGCAGGCCCGCTTTTAATCCTGGGACATGCGCTATTAGAGACTGCGCTTGTGGTGGTAATACTTTTGGGTTTGGGGAAAATCCTTACAAATTCTTACGTCTCTGGAGCCATTGGACTATTGGGCGGAGTGATGCTTATTTATTTTGGGTTTACCATGACCAGAGATGCCGGTTATAAAAAAATTTCCCTTGATTTAACCGGAAGTGCTTCAATACCCCAAAAGCCGGGTCGGTTAATGCTTAATGGGGCCTTGGTTTCTTTGGCAAATCCCTACTGGTCCCTTTGGTGGGCGACAATTGGTTTAAGCTATTTAACCAGGTCCCTGATTGTTGGAGTTTTTGGAGTAGGTGCCTTTTTACTTGGTCACTTGCTCGCGGATTTTAGCTGGTATGGTTTTATTTCGTACTTGATTGCCCGCGGTCGAAAACATCTTAAACAAACGGCTTATCTTTTTATAATATTTATCTGTGGCATTTTTTTAGTTGTTTTGGGAGCAAAATTTATTGGCGATGGGATTACCCGTTTAAAAATAATGTAA
- a CDS encoding glycoside hydrolase family 15 protein produces the protein MEKKGWAIIGNGITAALIDSEAKICWLCLPKFDGLPVFAKALSPQVGGGITLKLGEKTFTKDQRYLGKGAVLETIIVSNSGEYRVVDYMPWGKNLLVREVFGDVAKIEVEVELTKFNHLEFAVKKTEQQWQVQGPGVGFFIDFRKISDDRLQIVLSYGNNLEQAYQALVKISDRELFEVMAFWERWFLPKKELKNVPASWQEFYERSLMVLKLLTYEPTGAIIAAPTASFPAYPNGEDNWDYRFCWLRDGFYTAYAFDLAGFHQESRKFYEFSLKLLEKADHFENPLYTIEGLCSYEIILPELSGPEGEKPIRFGNKAAEQLQLDNEGNIVYGLWKHWLFTRDANFLAEAYPKIKKALEFTARNWDKPEHGIWEFRDKKRQWVFGKVMCYAGMIAGAKIASALKDYPRAREYLKTAGEIKENLLSRGYSEEKQAFLQHYGPDAPADSSVLAITEFGVLPAMDERMINTVKYIEQKLNFHGAVLRFEGAVLPFYLCTFWLIRQYLRMGCLEKAEKFLERTLKSASPLKLMAEHYDPRTGEQWGNFPQGFSHEELVRTLIFYDNTIGKQEGYGG, from the coding sequence ATGGAGAAAAAGGGTTGGGCAATTATCGGTAATGGGATCACAGCAGCTTTAATAGATAGCGAAGCCAAAATATGCTGGCTCTGCTTGCCTAAGTTCGATGGCTTACCAGTATTTGCAAAAGCTCTATCGCCGCAAGTTGGAGGGGGAATAACCCTTAAATTAGGGGAAAAGACTTTTACAAAAGACCAACGGTATTTGGGAAAGGGAGCGGTATTAGAAACAATAATTGTTTCTAATTCCGGGGAATATAGAGTTGTGGATTATATGCCCTGGGGAAAAAATCTCTTGGTTCGCGAAGTTTTTGGGGACGTGGCTAAAATTGAAGTTGAGGTAGAATTAACAAAATTTAATCACTTAGAGTTTGCTGTAAAAAAAACTGAGCAGCAATGGCAGGTGCAAGGGCCTGGAGTGGGTTTTTTTATTGATTTCAGGAAAATTTCCGACGACAGGTTGCAGATTGTGCTAAGTTATGGTAATAATTTGGAACAGGCATATCAGGCTTTGGTTAAGATAAGCGATAGAGAACTTTTTGAGGTAATGGCATTTTGGGAGCGCTGGTTTTTACCAAAAAAGGAGCTAAAAAATGTTCCAGCTTCTTGGCAGGAGTTTTACGAGCGAAGTTTAATGGTTTTAAAACTTTTGACCTATGAACCAACGGGAGCTATTATTGCTGCTCCCACCGCTTCGTTCCCAGCCTACCCCAATGGAGAGGATAATTGGGACTACCGTTTTTGCTGGTTAAGAGACGGTTTTTATACCGCTTATGCCTTTGATCTGGCGGGATTTCACCAAGAATCCCGAAAGTTTTATGAGTTTTCTCTAAAACTTTTAGAGAAAGCGGATCACTTTGAAAACCCCTTATATACCATTGAAGGATTGTGTTCCTACGAAATAATTTTGCCGGAGTTATCGGGGCCCGAGGGTGAAAAACCCATTCGTTTTGGCAACAAAGCGGCGGAACAGCTGCAGCTCGATAATGAAGGGAATATCGTTTATGGCTTGTGGAAACACTGGCTTTTTACCAGGGATGCGAACTTTCTGGCGGAAGCCTATCCAAAAATAAAAAAAGCCTTAGAGTTTACCGCCCGCAACTGGGATAAACCGGAGCACGGCATCTGGGAGTTTAGGGATAAAAAACGGCAGTGGGTTTTTGGCAAGGTAATGTGTTATGCCGGAATGATCGCCGGGGCTAAAATTGCGTCGGCATTAAAAGATTATCCCCGGGCCAGGGAATATCTAAAAACTGCCGGAGAAATAAAAGAAAATCTGTTATCTAGGGGATACAGTGAAGAAAAGCAAGCTTTTCTCCAGCATTATGGTCCTGATGCTCCTGCTGATAGTTCGGTTCTGGCAATAACCGAGTTTGGTGTGCTGCCGGCGATGGACGAAAGAATGATAAATACAGTAAAGTATATTGAGCAAAAGCTTAATTTTCACGGCGCGGTTTTGCGGTTTGAAGGAGCAGTTTTGCCCTTTTATCTTTGTACGTTTTGGTTAATCCGTCAGTATTTAAGAATGGGATGCTTGGAGAAAGCTGAGAAATTTTTGGAAAGGACTTTAAAATCGGCAAGTCCGTTAAAATTAATGGCGGAGCATTATGACCCGCGTACTGGCGAACAGTGGGGAAATTTCCCCCAGGGGTTTAGTCATGAAGAGCTGGTTCGTACCCTAATTTTTTATGACAATACAATTGGAAAGCAGGAGGGTTATGGTGGCTAA
- a CDS encoding long-chain-fatty-acid--CoA ligase, with product MYLHEIFKNNFRPEHPALSFRGRKVTYREMAKIIEKYAVFWQQKGLKPGDKVLLVSGNSPEFVYTYFGVVKAGGIIIPVNMGLAPEEIRYIFGDAQARFVAIQEKIWLTLKERFPLPEEMVIVLNEALTSEIMNLEAKFIEPTYNDVCTILYTSGTTGFPKGAMLTHENLIFDTDSVTRFAEVDENDNYLAVLPLFHSFAWTACLLAPLYTGATCTIEDGFNPREIGKVLVAEKITIFLGVPSMFVYLLEYLPREAFNSVHLAVSGGSSLPPQFFYAFEEKFGVPLVEGYGLTEASPIVTLNPRRGPRIPGSIGKVLPGMEVKIVDENLNELPPGEVGELMVFGKNVMKGYYNKPEETAKVLVNGGLLTGDLGKKDEQGYLYIVDRKKDLIIVSGFNVYPTEVERAILDHPAVREVAVVGVPDGVRGEAVKAFITLKEGYNNLTRKELSEFLRDKLAAYKIPRYVEVLPELPKNATGKIMKKVLRGENTNK from the coding sequence ATGTATCTACACGAAATTTTTAAAAATAATTTTCGTCCAGAGCATCCGGCTTTAAGTTTTCGGGGAAGGAAAGTAACCTATCGGGAAATGGCGAAAATTATTGAAAAGTATGCAGTTTTTTGGCAGCAAAAAGGATTAAAGCCGGGAGATAAAGTTCTCTTAGTCTCAGGTAATTCTCCGGAATTTGTCTATACTTATTTTGGTGTAGTCAAAGCCGGGGGTATTATCATACCGGTAAACATGGGTTTAGCTCCGGAAGAGATTAGATATATTTTTGGTGACGCTCAGGCCCGTTTTGTTGCAATTCAGGAAAAAATTTGGCTTACATTAAAGGAGCGTTTTCCGTTACCCGAAGAAATGGTAATAGTGTTAAATGAAGCTTTGACTTCGGAAATAATGAATTTGGAGGCAAAGTTTATTGAACCAACATATAATGATGTTTGTACCATACTGTATACTTCCGGCACTACCGGCTTTCCCAAGGGTGCCATGCTTACCCACGAAAATTTAATTTTTGATACCGATTCGGTTACGCGCTTTGCGGAAGTTGATGAAAATGATAACTACCTGGCGGTATTGCCTTTATTCCATTCTTTTGCTTGGACCGCCTGTTTACTGGCACCCCTTTATACCGGTGCAACCTGTACCATTGAAGATGGTTTTAATCCCCGGGAGATCGGGAAAGTACTGGTAGCGGAAAAAATTACGATTTTTCTGGGTGTACCTTCGATGTTTGTGTACCTTCTTGAATATTTACCCCGGGAAGCCTTTAATTCAGTACATTTGGCCGTATCAGGCGGCTCATCTCTGCCTCCGCAATTTTTTTATGCCTTTGAGGAAAAATTTGGGGTTCCCCTTGTCGAAGGCTACGGGCTAACCGAAGCATCTCCAATTGTTACATTGAACCCAAGAAGGGGGCCTCGAATTCCCGGCTCTATCGGCAAAGTGCTGCCGGGGATGGAGGTAAAAATAGTAGATGAAAACTTAAATGAGCTTCCTCCTGGAGAAGTTGGCGAGTTAATGGTTTTTGGTAAAAACGTCATGAAAGGCTATTATAATAAACCCGAGGAAACGGCAAAAGTCCTGGTAAATGGCGGTCTTTTGACCGGTGACCTGGGCAAAAAGGATGAACAGGGATATCTCTATATTGTGGATAGGAAAAAAGATTTAATAATAGTAAGCGGCTTTAATGTTTATCCTACAGAAGTGGAAAGGGCGATACTTGATCACCCTGCAGTCAGGGAAGTGGCGGTGGTGGGAGTTCCGGATGGAGTGCGGGGAGAAGCGGTAAAAGCTTTTATAACCTTGAAAGAAGGGTATAATAATCTTACCCGCAAAGAACTTTCCGAATTTTTAAGAGATAAACTTGCTGCTTATAAAATTCCGCGTTATGTAGAGGTTTTGCCGGAGCTCCCGAAAAATGCTACCGGAAAAATAATGAAAAAGGTATTGCGTGGCGAAAATACAAATAAATAG
- a CDS encoding Na+/H+ antiporter NhaC family protein, whose amino-acid sequence MTDTASIKPRLTFLPPFIAVVTLILAITVLNLSPVYPMVLAFFFTIIFALIDGYDYRFIYRSALEGIKSVWTIIVMFTLLGALIALWLAGGTIATMIYYGLQLVEPKFFLVEVFLLSVLLSLVIGTSLGTISTLGVVLMGIGRGLNLPPEMIAGAVVAGAFFGDRISPVSTSLYLTAEVTGTKVEDNLKLMLKTTYLPFVLTIFLYFVFGMLSPTKEAGITSTYLKLLQSNFYLSPVLLLLPLLFLILALVRVSIKINLFINVVLSFILGIVYQKVPIQKLLLEAFTGFEAPKGLKALAGGGVLRYLSLVSIILVASAMAGILINTGVFTTLLIRPLAHIKSYFSLTFGIMILAVLLLMVTCTQALAIMIPGMTLRDEFKRKANANELSRILADSAVVLAPLIPWNMAAILSGAALQVNPKAYILYAFYLWLTPLTNLLVSLRKQGEVYGEKGLGNYR is encoded by the coding sequence ATGACGGATACAGCATCAATTAAACCCCGACTCACTTTTTTACCGCCTTTTATTGCAGTTGTTACTTTAATCTTGGCGATAACCGTGTTAAACCTGTCACCGGTTTACCCGATGGTACTGGCTTTTTTCTTTACAATAATTTTTGCTTTAATTGATGGTTATGATTATCGATTTATTTATCGGTCTGCGTTAGAAGGAATTAAGTCGGTTTGGACGATCATTGTAATGTTTACCTTGCTTGGGGCTTTAATTGCTCTTTGGTTAGCCGGTGGTACCATTGCCACCATGATTTATTATGGTTTACAGTTGGTTGAACCAAAGTTTTTCCTGGTAGAGGTTTTTTTATTAAGTGTTCTTTTATCTTTAGTTATCGGTACTTCCCTTGGAACCATTAGTACTTTAGGAGTTGTATTGATGGGAATTGGCCGGGGGCTTAACTTGCCTCCGGAAATGATAGCCGGTGCGGTGGTTGCTGGAGCATTTTTTGGTGACCGGATATCGCCGGTTTCTACCAGCCTTTATTTGACGGCTGAAGTTACCGGCACCAAGGTTGAGGATAATCTAAAACTTATGTTAAAAACTACTTACCTTCCTTTTGTACTTACAATTTTTCTTTACTTTGTTTTCGGCATGTTAAGTCCAACTAAAGAAGCGGGAATAACTTCTACTTATTTAAAACTTTTACAAAGTAACTTTTACTTAAGTCCGGTTTTGTTGCTCTTACCTTTGTTATTCCTTATTTTAGCGTTGGTTAGAGTTTCCATAAAAATTAACCTTTTTATAAATGTAGTTTTAAGTTTTATTTTGGGAATTGTTTATCAAAAGGTTCCAATACAAAAACTTCTGTTAGAGGCATTTACTGGTTTTGAAGCTCCTAAGGGGCTTAAAGCCCTTGCGGGAGGTGGCGTGCTAAGGTATTTATCTTTAGTTTCGATTATTTTGGTCGCATCAGCAATGGCAGGAATATTAATTAATACGGGAGTATTTACTACTTTGTTAATTCGACCTTTAGCTCATATTAAGTCATATTTTTCCCTCACCTTTGGCATAATGATTTTAGCAGTATTGCTTTTAATGGTGACCTGTACCCAAGCTTTAGCTATAATGATTCCCGGAATGACCCTTAGGGATGAGTTTAAACGTAAGGCTAATGCTAACGAACTTTCAAGAATTTTAGCGGATTCGGCAGTAGTTTTAGCGCCACTTATTCCCTGGAATATGGCAGCAATTTTATCAGGAGCGGCTTTACAGGTAAACCCAAAAGCTTACATTTTATACGCTTTTTATCTTTGGCTGACTCCACTTACTAATTTACTGGTAAGCTTGCGAAAGCAGGGTGAGGTTTATGGAGAAAAAGGGTTGGGCAATTATCGGTAA